A genomic segment from Bradyrhizobium diazoefficiens USDA 110 encodes:
- a CDS encoding amino acid ABC transporter permease: protein MRSFSLIDFVSLFAALRWTVALVVLALAFGAPLALGLAMGRISRFAGLRWTMTACIQVIQSVPLIGLLFFFYFGMPVFLGIQVPALVAVTVAYTLYTAAFLGEIWRGGLEAVKQAQWEAGACLGLSAWQQFRHIIAPQALRLSLPPTVGFLVQLIKGTSLASILGFVELARAGQVVSAATFQPLLTYALVAAIYFALCLPLTLWSRSLEARLDGSR, encoded by the coding sequence ATGCGATCCTTCTCCCTCATCGATTTCGTCTCGCTGTTCGCGGCGCTGCGCTGGACCGTCGCGCTGGTCGTGCTCGCGCTCGCCTTCGGCGCGCCGCTGGCGCTCGGGCTCGCCATGGGCCGCATCAGCCGCTTCGCCGGGCTGCGCTGGACCATGACGGCGTGCATCCAGGTGATCCAGAGCGTGCCGCTGATCGGGCTGTTGTTCTTCTTCTATTTCGGCATGCCGGTGTTTTTGGGCATCCAGGTGCCGGCGCTCGTCGCCGTGACCGTCGCCTACACGCTCTACACCGCCGCCTTCCTCGGCGAGATCTGGCGCGGCGGGCTGGAGGCCGTGAAGCAGGCGCAATGGGAGGCCGGTGCCTGCCTCGGCCTCTCCGCCTGGCAGCAGTTCCGCCACATCATCGCGCCGCAGGCGCTGCGGCTGTCGCTGCCGCCGACCGTCGGCTTCCTGGTGCAGCTCATCAAGGGCACCTCGCTCGCCTCGATCCTCGGCTTCGTCGAGCTTGCCCGCGCAGGGCAAGTGGTGAGCGCGGCGACGTTCCAGCCGCTGCTCACCTACGCGCTGGTCGCCGCGATCTATTTCGCGCTGTGCCTGCCGCTCACGCTTTGGTCCCGCTCCCTGGAGGCCCGCCTCGATGGCTCTCGTTGA
- a CDS encoding transporter substrate-binding domain-containing protein: MRQLKSLFAIAATALAVLAAPNLAHADKLQDVLGSGKLRVGILTDAAPWGFKDDKGEIAGLDADLARLIAADMGVKLELVPVTGAARIPSLLSDKIDMLIAGLGATPERAQQVMFSQPYAVVNLGVYGAKSLPSATSKKPDNLDGRSVAVAKGSTLDVWLTDNAPKVKLVRFEDTPAALAAFLAGQADTFAENSAIALKVQDQNPTKEVELKFLIRQSPAHVGVRQGEQNLLNWINTDIFFNKLNGKLGALQLKWFREEQSLPTL; encoded by the coding sequence ATGAGACAACTGAAATCCCTCTTTGCGATCGCAGCCACGGCACTCGCAGTGCTCGCCGCGCCGAACCTCGCACACGCCGACAAGCTGCAGGATGTGCTCGGCTCCGGCAAGCTGCGCGTCGGCATCCTGACCGATGCCGCGCCCTGGGGCTTCAAGGACGACAAGGGTGAGATCGCGGGCCTTGATGCCGATCTCGCCCGGCTGATCGCCGCCGACATGGGCGTGAAGCTCGAGCTCGTGCCGGTGACGGGCGCCGCGCGCATCCCGAGCCTGCTCTCCGACAAGATCGACATGCTGATCGCGGGCCTCGGCGCCACGCCCGAGCGCGCCCAGCAGGTGATGTTCTCGCAGCCCTATGCGGTGGTGAATCTCGGCGTCTACGGTGCGAAGTCGCTGCCATCAGCCACCAGCAAGAAGCCCGACAATCTCGACGGCCGCAGCGTTGCGGTGGCCAAGGGCTCGACGCTCGACGTTTGGCTGACCGACAACGCACCTAAGGTGAAGCTGGTGCGTTTCGAGGACACGCCGGCCGCGCTCGCCGCCTTCCTCGCCGGCCAGGCCGACACCTTCGCCGAGAACAGCGCCATCGCGCTGAAGGTGCAGGACCAGAACCCGACCAAGGAGGTCGAGCTGAAATTCCTGATCCGCCAGTCGCCGGCCCATGTCGGCGTGCGCCAGGGCGAGCAGAACCTGCTGAACTGGATCAACACCGACATCTTCTTCAACAAGCTCAACGGCAAGCTCGGCGCACTTCAGCTGAAATGGTTTAGGGAAGAGCAGTCGCTGCCGACGCTGTAA
- a CDS encoding amino acid ABC transporter permease, with protein MNFLPLWRYQNQLIDGAIVTLELTVIAALAGLVIGVAGAVALNGRITPLRWLVRGYIELFRNTPSLIQIFIVFFVLPNFGLKLPAFEAAAVALSLYFGAYSVEIIRAGLDSVPKNQIEAGQCLGLSGWQVFRHILLPPALRNAYPAVTSQFVLLLLGTSLASQVAADELFHVAGFIESRTYRSFEVYAVICAVYFAMAMSFKALFAIIGLAAFRWPRRR; from the coding sequence ATGAACTTCCTGCCGCTCTGGCGCTATCAGAACCAGCTCATCGACGGGGCCATCGTCACGCTCGAGCTGACGGTGATCGCGGCACTGGCCGGGCTCGTGATCGGCGTTGCCGGCGCGGTCGCGCTGAACGGCCGCATCACGCCGCTGCGCTGGCTGGTGCGCGGCTATATCGAGCTGTTCCGCAACACGCCGTCGCTGATCCAGATCTTCATCGTCTTCTTCGTGCTGCCGAACTTCGGCCTGAAGCTGCCGGCCTTCGAGGCGGCTGCCGTCGCGCTGTCGCTGTATTTCGGCGCCTACTCGGTCGAGATCATCCGCGCCGGCCTCGACTCCGTGCCGAAGAACCAGATCGAGGCTGGCCAGTGCCTCGGGCTGTCAGGCTGGCAGGTGTTCCGTCACATCCTGCTGCCGCCGGCGCTGCGCAACGCCTATCCGGCCGTGACCAGCCAGTTCGTGTTGCTGCTGCTCGGCACCTCGCTCGCCTCGCAGGTCGCCGCCGACGAACTCTTCCATGTCGCAGGATTCATCGAGAGCCGCACCTACCGCAGCTTCGAGGTCTATGCGGTGATCTGCGCGGTCTATTTCGCGATGGCGATGTCGTTCAAGGCGCTGTTCGCAATCATCGGTCTGGCGGCCTTCCGCTGGCCGCGGCGGCGCTGA
- a CDS encoding amino acid deaminase encodes MQFLSRWDSQRVSTTTRGIPLVDGVATEDIGGQRWSPSRGDLALPALTLDEAAFAANRDLFLTWCASAGVSVAPHAKTPMSPELARSLRAAGAWGTTVANVQQAAVLLASGERRLLLANEIGGLAAGRRLGALLGAYPDAEFHAFADSPAAVAALAEAARIASRRELSVLVELGAGRAGARDRAAIEATIAAVLAADRLVLGGVATYEGAAATPDADETMRAIAALMERTIETFALVRAAAPQRPLIISAGGSAYFDIVARALAPGAQADGNASVILRSGALFFADHGIYARAFAEIDRRGGLLIDGLHHSAVEGFRPALTLWAEVLSRPETGLAIAGFGMRDASFDQGLPVPLRVFRDGVEQQGLDAALAVTRLNDQHAFLSVAPEGALAVGDIIAFGISHPCTCLDRWRVILGLDADGVVTRALPTQFG; translated from the coding sequence ATGCAGTTCTTGTCCCGGTGGGATAGCCAACGCGTTTCGACGACTACCCGGGGCATTCCCCTGGTCGATGGCGTAGCCACTGAGGACATCGGCGGCCAGCGCTGGTCGCCTTCGCGCGGCGATCTTGCCCTGCCCGCCCTCACCCTTGATGAAGCCGCCTTCGCGGCCAACCGCGACCTCTTCCTGACATGGTGCGCCAGCGCCGGCGTCAGCGTCGCGCCCCACGCCAAGACCCCGATGTCGCCGGAGCTCGCCCGCTCGCTGCGTGCAGCCGGCGCCTGGGGTACGACGGTCGCCAACGTCCAGCAGGCCGCCGTGCTGCTCGCGAGCGGCGAGCGGCGCCTGCTGCTGGCCAACGAGATCGGCGGGCTCGCGGCCGGCCGGCGGCTCGGCGCGCTGCTCGGCGCCTATCCCGACGCCGAATTTCACGCCTTCGCGGATTCACCCGCCGCTGTCGCCGCGCTCGCCGAAGCGGCACGGATCGCGTCACGCCGCGAATTGTCCGTGCTGGTCGAGCTCGGCGCAGGCCGCGCCGGCGCGCGCGATCGCGCCGCCATCGAGGCGACGATCGCAGCCGTGCTCGCCGCCGACCGGCTCGTGCTCGGCGGCGTTGCGACCTATGAGGGCGCAGCCGCAACGCCCGATGCCGACGAGACGATGCGCGCGATCGCGGCACTGATGGAGCGCACCATCGAGACTTTTGCGCTGGTGCGCGCCGCCGCCCCGCAGCGGCCACTGATCATCAGTGCCGGCGGCTCGGCCTATTTCGACATCGTCGCGCGCGCGCTCGCACCGGGCGCGCAGGCTGACGGCAACGCCAGCGTGATCCTGCGCTCCGGCGCGCTGTTCTTCGCCGATCACGGCATCTACGCCCGCGCCTTCGCGGAAATAGACCGGCGCGGCGGTCTCCTCATCGACGGTCTGCACCACTCCGCCGTGGAAGGCTTTCGCCCCGCGCTGACGCTCTGGGCCGAAGTCTTGTCGCGCCCCGAGACAGGACTTGCGATTGCCGGCTTCGGCATGCGCGACGCCTCCTTCGATCAGGGACTGCCCGTCCCGTTGCGCGTATTCCGCGACGGCGTCGAGCAGCAAGGGCTCGACGCTGCGCTGGCGGTCACGCGCCTCAACGACCAGCATGCGTTCCTGTCCGTTGCCCCCGAAGGCGCCCTTGCTGTCGGCGACATCATCGCCTTCGGCATCTCGCATCCCTGCACCTGCCTCGACCGCTGGCGGGTGATCCTCGGGCTCGACGCCGATGGTGTGGTCACGCGCGCCCTCCCCACCCAGTTCGGCTGA
- a CDS encoding RidA family protein — MIKRYVVGSRMSQAVAAGGMVHIAGQVADDRKAGIVSQTQQVLAKIDALLKEAGTDRSKLIAVNVFLPHITDFDTMNSVYDSWIDPANPPARACVEARLADPDLRVEMTAVALL, encoded by the coding sequence ATGATCAAACGTTACGTCGTCGGCTCGCGCATGAGCCAGGCCGTCGCTGCCGGCGGCATGGTGCATATCGCAGGTCAAGTCGCTGACGACCGCAAGGCCGGCATCGTGTCGCAGACCCAGCAGGTGCTCGCCAAGATCGACGCGCTGCTCAAGGAAGCCGGCACCGACCGCTCCAAACTGATCGCGGTCAACGTCTTCCTGCCGCATATCACCGACTTCGACACCATGAACTCGGTCTACGATTCCTGGATCGATCCGGCCAATCCGCCGGCGCGCGCCTGCGTCGAAGCCCGTCTCGCCGATCCCGATTTGCGCGTCGAGATGACCGCGGTCGCCTTGCTGTAA
- a CDS encoding amino acid ABC transporter ATP-binding protein, translating to MALVEIRDVHKTFGKVEVLKGVSLDVEEGEIVTIIGRSGSGKSTLLRCINALESVDSGEIRVEGERVHAKMPGLKKFRQRVGIVFQAFNLFPHLKVERNITLAPLLTGRIDKARARTLAQDVLTRVGLAEKIDAWPEQLSGGQQQRVAIARCLAMAPHLMLFDEVTSALDPELVGEVLKVMEAMAKQGMTMILVTHEMGFARNVANRIVFMHQGRVWEQGPPAKLFANPETPELASFIASAK from the coding sequence ATGGCTCTCGTTGAAATCCGCGACGTGCACAAGACATTCGGCAAGGTCGAGGTGCTCAAGGGCGTCTCGCTCGACGTCGAGGAAGGCGAGATCGTCACGATCATCGGCCGCTCGGGCTCGGGCAAGTCGACGCTGCTCCGCTGCATCAATGCGCTGGAGAGCGTCGATTCCGGCGAGATCCGCGTCGAGGGCGAGCGGGTCCACGCGAAGATGCCCGGCCTCAAGAAATTCCGTCAGCGCGTCGGCATCGTGTTCCAGGCCTTCAACCTGTTTCCGCATCTGAAGGTCGAGCGCAACATCACGCTGGCCCCGCTGCTCACCGGCCGCATCGACAAGGCCCGCGCACGCACGCTGGCCCAGGACGTGCTCACCCGCGTCGGCCTTGCCGAGAAGATCGACGCCTGGCCCGAGCAGCTCTCCGGCGGCCAGCAGCAGCGCGTCGCGATCGCGCGCTGCCTCGCCATGGCGCCTCACCTCATGCTGTTCGACGAGGTGACCTCCGCGCTCGATCCTGAACTCGTCGGCGAGGTGCTTAAGGTGATGGAGGCGATGGCGAAGCAAGGCATGACCATGATCCTGGTCACCCACGAGATGGGTTTTGCCCGCAACGTCGCCAACCGCATCGTCTTCATGCACCAGGGCCGCGTCTGGGAACAGGGGCCGCCGGCAAAGCTGTTCGCCAATCCTGAGACCCCCGAGCTCGCCAGCTTCATCGCCTCCGCAAAATGA